A region from the Marinobacter bohaiensis genome encodes:
- the speE gene encoding polyamine aminopropyltransferase: MSALNEGWFTEVFQDQGTAFSLQVKSKLHEEQTPYQKLEIYETETFGNLMVLDGCVMLTSRDNFLYHEMMTHPALFTHKAPRKVVVVGGGDCGTLREVLKHPDVEEAWQVEIDERVTRMSEKYFPELCESNEDPRANFFFGDGIQWIRDADPDSIDLIIIDSTDPVGPAEGLFALDFYRDCMLALREGGLIVQQSESPLLHADTIIKDIHADMKKAGLDHVVTLPFPQPVYPTGWWSCTMASKENPLHYFREEDAAERPFVTRYYNEAIHHAALAQPQFMRDILED, encoded by the coding sequence ATGTCGGCACTGAATGAAGGATGGTTTACCGAAGTCTTCCAGGACCAGGGTACGGCGTTCTCGCTCCAGGTCAAAAGCAAGCTCCACGAGGAGCAGACCCCTTACCAGAAGCTGGAAATCTACGAAACCGAAACCTTCGGCAACCTGATGGTGCTGGACGGCTGCGTGATGCTCACCAGCCGCGACAACTTCCTCTACCACGAGATGATGACCCATCCGGCGCTGTTCACCCACAAAGCCCCGCGCAAGGTCGTGGTCGTCGGTGGCGGCGATTGCGGCACCCTGCGTGAAGTGCTCAAACACCCGGACGTGGAGGAAGCCTGGCAGGTGGAAATCGACGAGCGGGTGACCCGTATGTCGGAGAAGTATTTCCCGGAACTGTGTGAGTCCAACGAAGACCCGCGCGCCAACTTCTTCTTCGGTGACGGCATCCAGTGGATCCGCGACGCTGACCCGGACAGCATCGACCTGATCATCATCGACAGCACCGATCCGGTCGGTCCGGCGGAAGGCCTGTTCGCGCTGGATTTCTACCGGGACTGCATGCTGGCGCTGCGCGAAGGCGGCCTCATCGTGCAGCAGAGCGAGTCGCCCCTGCTGCATGCCGATACCATCATCAAGGACATCCACGCCGACATGAAGAAAGCCGGCCTGGACCACGTCGTCACCCTGCCGTTCCCGCAGCCGGTGTACCCCACAGGCTGGTGGAGCTGCACCATGGCCAGCAAGGAAAACCCGCTGCACTACTTCCGTGAGGAAGACGCGGCCGAGCGGCCCTTCGTGACCCGTTACTACAACGAAGCGATCCACCACGCGGCCCTGGCCCAGCCCCAGTTCATGCGGGATATCCTCGAAGACTGA
- the trmB gene encoding tRNA (guanosine(46)-N7)-methyltransferase TrmB, protein MTDDKDRQTTDHSDEPVTTRRGIRSFVLRQGRMTEGQKKAYDRSWPKYGLTREDGMIDPREVFGREAVLNLEIGFGMGQSLATMAEAAPEQDFIGVEVHTAGVGALLKEVETRGLDNVRVYNIDANDVIDLCLPDASLDRVMLFFPDPWHKKRHHKRRLVQPEFVQRIRHKLRVGGIFHLATDWENYSEHMMEVMSASEGFANTMPEGGFAPRPKERPLTKFEQRGMNRGHGVWDLLFRRTN, encoded by the coding sequence ATGACCGACGACAAAGACAGGCAAACCACCGATCACAGTGATGAGCCGGTCACCACGCGCCGTGGTATCCGCAGCTTCGTGCTGCGTCAGGGGCGGATGACCGAAGGCCAGAAAAAGGCCTACGACCGCAGTTGGCCCAAGTACGGCCTGACCCGGGAAGACGGCATGATCGACCCGCGCGAAGTGTTCGGCCGGGAAGCGGTGCTCAACCTGGAAATCGGTTTCGGCATGGGCCAGTCACTGGCCACGATGGCGGAAGCCGCGCCGGAGCAGGATTTCATTGGCGTGGAAGTGCACACCGCCGGCGTAGGCGCCCTGTTGAAGGAAGTCGAGACGCGCGGTCTGGACAACGTACGGGTCTACAACATTGACGCCAACGACGTCATCGATCTGTGCCTGCCGGACGCGTCCCTGGACCGGGTCATGCTGTTTTTCCCCGATCCCTGGCACAAGAAACGTCACCACAAGCGTCGTCTGGTGCAGCCAGAGTTCGTCCAGCGCATCCGCCACAAGTTGCGGGTGGGTGGCATCTTCCATCTGGCCACCGACTGGGAGAACTACAGCGAACATATGATGGAAGTGATGAGCGCGTCGGAAGGCTTCGCCAATACCATGCCCGAGGGTGGCTTTGCGCCGCGCCCCAAGGAGCGCCCGCTGACCAAGTTCGAGCAGCGCGGCATGAACCGCGGACACGGCGTCTGGGACCTGCTGTTCCGGCGCACCAACTGA
- a CDS encoding ammonium transporter, with amino-acid sequence MENEIFQLQYAIDTFYFLICGALVMWMAAGFAMLESGLVRAKNTTEILTKNVALYAIACTMYMVCGYAIMYGGNVFLSGMGSVDVAGVLGDFAGREGGFEGGSIYSGASDFFFQVVFVATAMSIVSGAVAERMKLWAFLIFAVVMTGFIYPLEGSWTWGGAAVFGMYSLGDLGFSDFAGSGIVHMAGAAAALAGVLLLGARKGKYGPNGEIRAFPGANLPLATLGTFILWMGWFGFNGGSVLKLGDIASAHSVAMVFLNTNAAAAGGGIAALITARLMFGKADLTMLLNGALAGLVVITAEPSTPSALTATIFGALGGILVVFSIVTLDKLRIDDPVGAISVHGVCGLLGLLLVPATNGGVSLSGQIIGAITIFVWVFVASLIVWGILKAVMGLRVSEEEEYEGVDLSECGMEAYPEFLSAK; translated from the coding sequence ATGGAAAACGAAATTTTCCAACTGCAGTACGCTATAGACACCTTTTATTTCCTGATTTGCGGCGCATTAGTCATGTGGATGGCTGCCGGTTTCGCCATGCTCGAGTCCGGTCTGGTCCGCGCCAAGAACACCACTGAGATTCTCACCAAGAACGTCGCGCTCTACGCGATTGCCTGCACCATGTACATGGTCTGCGGTTACGCCATCATGTACGGCGGCAACGTGTTCCTGTCCGGCATGGGCAGCGTCGATGTCGCTGGCGTTCTGGGCGATTTCGCCGGCCGTGAAGGCGGCTTCGAGGGTGGCTCCATCTACTCCGGCGCGTCCGACTTCTTCTTCCAGGTGGTCTTCGTCGCCACAGCCATGTCCATCGTTTCCGGTGCCGTGGCCGAGCGCATGAAGCTCTGGGCATTCCTGATCTTCGCGGTCGTCATGACTGGCTTCATCTACCCGCTGGAAGGCTCCTGGACCTGGGGCGGTGCTGCTGTCTTCGGCATGTACAGCCTGGGCGACCTGGGCTTCAGCGACTTCGCCGGCTCCGGCATCGTGCACATGGCCGGTGCGGCGGCCGCCCTGGCGGGTGTCCTGCTGCTGGGCGCGCGTAAAGGCAAGTACGGCCCGAACGGCGAAATCCGCGCCTTCCCGGGTGCCAACCTGCCGCTGGCCACACTGGGTACCTTCATCCTGTGGATGGGCTGGTTCGGCTTCAACGGCGGTTCCGTCCTGAAGCTGGGCGATATCGCCAGCGCACACTCGGTCGCCATGGTCTTCCTGAACACCAACGCGGCGGCTGCCGGCGGCGGTATCGCGGCGCTGATCACCGCGCGTCTGATGTTCGGCAAAGCCGACCTGACCATGCTGCTGAACGGCGCCCTGGCGGGCCTGGTGGTCATCACCGCTGAGCCGTCCACCCCGAGCGCCCTGACCGCCACCATCTTCGGTGCCCTGGGCGGTATCCTGGTGGTCTTCAGCATCGTGACCCTGGACAAGCTGCGCATCGACGATCCGGTCGGCGCCATCTCCGTCCACGGCGTGTGCGGTCTGCTGGGTCTGCTGCTGGTACCGGCCACCAACGGCGGCGTCAGCCTGAGCGGCCAGATCATCGGCGCCATCACCATCTTCGTCTGGGTCTTCGTAGCCAGCCTGATTGTCTGGGGCATCCTCAAGGCGGTCATGGGTCTGCGAGTTTCCGAGGAAGAAGAGTACGAGGGCGTGGATCTGTCCGAGTGCGGTATGGAAGCCTATCCGGAGTTCCTGAGCGCCAAGTAA
- a CDS encoding accessory factor UbiK family protein, with protein MKRPQDFLSQLQGQFGQFVPDMARAAKDDFEQHARATVLSVLNRLDLVTREEFDAQQAVLQRTREKVEALEKQVAEMEQRLATDKTDG; from the coding sequence TTGAAAAGACCACAGGATTTTCTGTCACAGCTCCAGGGCCAGTTTGGCCAGTTCGTTCCGGATATGGCGCGTGCCGCGAAGGACGACTTCGAACAGCACGCCCGGGCCACGGTTCTGTCGGTCCTCAATCGCCTGGACCTCGTGACCCGGGAAGAGTTCGACGCCCAGCAGGCCGTCCTGCAGCGCACCCGGGAAAAAGTCGAGGCCCTCGAGAAACAGGTGGCGGAGATGGAGCAGCGTCTGGCCACCGATAAGACCGACGGCTGA
- a CDS encoding sigma-70 family RNA polymerase sigma factor, with amino-acid sequence MITTTRSNAATTGDRSVSTPNPGSSRAEGRKDPWSPLLEKVGKSQDREAYRALFEHFGPQIKYYAMANGLAGQAEELVQEVFVSIWRRSCLYDWRKAAASTWIFTIARNQRIDMLRKMQRSRAEMTVETEDLWQIPGDDENEPVTSLHRIMSERRIRDSLQHLPEEQITVIAKVYMENKSHQVVADELQIPLGTVKSRVRLALNKLKVILQDENA; translated from the coding sequence ATGATCACAACTACACGTTCGAACGCAGCCACGACAGGGGACCGCTCAGTGTCCACGCCCAACCCCGGCTCCAGCCGTGCCGAAGGTCGCAAGGATCCCTGGAGCCCATTGCTGGAAAAGGTCGGCAAATCCCAGGATCGGGAAGCCTACCGCGCCCTGTTCGAGCACTTCGGCCCGCAGATCAAGTACTACGCCATGGCCAACGGGCTCGCCGGTCAGGCCGAGGAACTGGTGCAGGAAGTGTTCGTCTCCATCTGGCGCCGCTCCTGCCTGTATGACTGGCGCAAGGCCGCCGCCTCCACCTGGATTTTCACCATTGCCCGGAACCAGCGCATCGACATGCTGCGCAAGATGCAACGCTCGCGGGCGGAAATGACCGTGGAAACCGAGGACCTCTGGCAGATCCCCGGCGATGACGAGAACGAACCGGTCACCTCCCTGCACCGCATCATGTCAGAGCGCCGCATCCGTGATTCGCTCCAGCATCTGCCGGAAGAACAGATCACCGTGATCGCCAAAGTTTACATGGAAAACAAGTCGCACCAGGTGGTCGCCGACGAACTCCAGATTCCGCTCGGCACCGTCAAGAGCCGGGTCCGACTTGCCCTGAACAAGCTCAAGGTCATTTTGCAGGACGAGAACGCATGA
- a CDS encoding DUF6316 family protein, translating into MVVRQGEPEKNWFRCERFSFVNGEWFFETREGIVKGPYENELEAELELNFFLQQADSQPCKSATG; encoded by the coding sequence ATGGTGGTAAGACAGGGAGAGCCGGAAAAGAACTGGTTCCGCTGTGAGCGGTTCAGTTTCGTCAACGGGGAATGGTTCTTCGAGACCCGGGAAGGGATCGTCAAGGGGCCGTATGAGAATGAGCTGGAAGCGGAGCTGGAGCTCAATTTCTTTCTCCAGCAGGCGGACAGTCAGCCGTGCAAGTCGGCGACCGGCTAA
- a CDS encoding histone deacetylase family protein codes for MAAPHKVTVFFDERVLAHAPDSDLSFVPGRMDRRIRQILSGLSVPWRYPEHPGRLTSILQFLDANPVDGVHFAHGAKATAEQLGRVHTTGYLDALYHLRGQNAWLDVDTTAVSPGSIDAAEVAAGTAIAAVESVLTGATESAFALVRPPGHHAESVRARGFCLFNNVAVAAAHALAALGCERVLIVDWDAHHGNGTQQIFWADPDVLFFDLHRASPFYPGSGQMNEVGAGLGEGTTVNVPLPAGTGDAAYLKAIDEILVPAADWFRPDLVLVSAGFDPHWMDLALNVSYEGFGAMAGAIQSIARKHCGGRLALVLEGGYNLESLPRGVHAVLEVLAGGPVPQPGVCGFAEVEAAARFHRDAFIAPDAE; via the coding sequence ATGGCTGCCCCACACAAGGTTACGGTTTTCTTCGACGAGCGGGTGCTGGCGCATGCACCGGACTCCGACCTGTCGTTCGTGCCGGGGCGGATGGACCGTCGGATCCGGCAGATCCTGTCCGGACTGAGCGTACCCTGGCGCTATCCCGAGCATCCCGGGCGGCTCACCAGCATCCTGCAATTCCTCGACGCCAATCCTGTCGACGGCGTGCATTTCGCGCACGGCGCCAAGGCCACCGCGGAACAACTGGGCCGCGTGCACACCACCGGCTACCTCGACGCCCTGTACCACCTGCGCGGCCAGAATGCCTGGCTCGACGTCGACACCACGGCGGTCTCTCCCGGCAGTATCGACGCCGCGGAGGTGGCCGCAGGCACCGCCATTGCCGCGGTCGAGAGCGTGCTGACCGGTGCCACGGAAAGCGCTTTTGCCCTGGTCCGCCCGCCCGGCCATCACGCCGAGTCGGTGCGCGCCCGGGGCTTCTGTCTGTTCAACAACGTCGCCGTGGCGGCCGCCCATGCCCTCGCCGCGCTGGGCTGCGAAAGGGTGCTGATCGTCGACTGGGACGCCCACCACGGCAACGGCACCCAACAGATTTTCTGGGCTGATCCGGATGTGCTCTTCTTCGACCTGCACCGGGCCTCGCCCTTCTACCCGGGATCCGGCCAGATGAACGAGGTGGGCGCCGGCCTGGGCGAAGGCACCACCGTCAACGTGCCCCTGCCCGCCGGTACCGGCGATGCCGCCTACCTGAAAGCCATCGACGAGATCCTGGTGCCCGCGGCGGACTGGTTCCGGCCCGACCTGGTGCTGGTGTCCGCCGGCTTCGATCCACACTGGATGGATCTGGCGCTGAACGTGTCCTACGAGGGCTTCGGCGCCATGGCCGGCGCCATCCAGTCCATCGCCCGCAAGCACTGCGGAGGGCGCCTGGCGCTGGTTCTGGAGGGCGGCTACAACCTGGAGTCCCTGCCCCGGGGCGTACATGCGGTGCTGGAGGTGCTGGCCGGCGGGCCGGTGCCGCAACCGGGCGTCTGCGGCTTCGCCGAAGTGGAAGCCGCAGCCCGCTTCCATCGCGACGCCTTCATTGCGCCCGACGCGGAGTGA
- the speA gene encoding biosynthetic arginine decarboxylase — protein MTDNTGSKAHQVYNTAHWGEGYIDIDAAGDVLMRPDRGHSGAAINLPRLTRELQDQGVQLPVLVRFGDILHDRVNRLCEAFNRTAQDKGYQGRYTAVYPIKVNQQRHVVEAITQAEPAASQGQIGLEAGSKPELMAVLALSRQPGSVIVCNGYKDREYIRLALIGQKLGHRVFIVVEKQSELPEILEEARTLGVQPLIGVRARLASIGKGNWQNTGGEKSKFGLSASQVLDVIDQLKAADALDSLQLLHFHLGSQIANIRDIQTGLKECARFYSELRQLGAPIGTVDIGGGLGVDYEGTRSRSACSINYSMDEYAYNVIHTLQAECDQAGIPHPDLISESGRALTAHHAVLITNVIDREAPASPTPSEPAADAPGPLHDLWRDYTSLQQSAPRRSQVEIYHDVVHAISDVHTLFAHGLLSLSHRAEAEQLYTACCRRLQSQLDAGNRAHREIIDELNEKLAEKLFINFSLFQSLPDVWGIDQIFPVLPISGLNQPLNRRAVIQDITCDSDGRIDRYVDGQGVETTLPLPADDGQPMLMGFFMTGAYQEILGDMHNLFGDTNSVDVTHADDGRYQVRHRVEGDTVAKILRYVNFDPDTLRDAYRRKFGASDLPTAERETLIGELLQGLEGYTYLED, from the coding sequence ATGACAGACAACACCGGCAGCAAGGCCCACCAGGTCTACAACACCGCCCACTGGGGCGAAGGCTACATCGACATCGACGCCGCCGGCGACGTGCTGATGCGCCCGGACCGGGGTCACAGCGGCGCCGCCATCAACCTGCCCCGACTCACCCGGGAACTGCAGGATCAGGGCGTGCAGTTGCCGGTGCTGGTGCGTTTCGGCGACATCCTGCACGATCGCGTCAATCGCCTGTGCGAGGCGTTCAACCGGACCGCGCAGGACAAGGGCTACCAGGGCCGTTACACCGCCGTCTATCCGATCAAGGTGAACCAGCAGCGCCACGTTGTCGAGGCCATCACCCAGGCGGAGCCCGCCGCCAGCCAGGGCCAGATCGGCCTGGAAGCCGGCAGCAAGCCGGAGCTGATGGCGGTGCTGGCGCTGTCCCGCCAGCCGGGGTCGGTGATCGTCTGCAACGGCTACAAGGACCGCGAGTACATCCGCCTGGCGCTGATCGGCCAGAAGCTGGGGCACCGGGTCTTTATCGTGGTGGAGAAACAGTCGGAGCTGCCGGAAATCCTGGAAGAGGCCCGCACCCTCGGCGTGCAGCCGCTGATCGGCGTACGCGCGCGGCTGGCCAGCATCGGCAAGGGCAACTGGCAGAACACCGGCGGCGAGAAGTCCAAGTTCGGGCTGTCCGCCAGCCAGGTGCTGGACGTGATCGACCAGCTCAAGGCCGCCGACGCCCTGGACAGCCTGCAACTGCTGCACTTCCACCTGGGTTCACAGATCGCCAACATCCGCGACATCCAGACCGGCCTGAAAGAGTGCGCCCGCTTCTACAGCGAACTGCGCCAGCTGGGCGCGCCCATCGGCACCGTCGACATCGGCGGCGGCCTGGGCGTGGACTACGAAGGCACCCGCTCGCGCAGCGCCTGCTCGATCAACTACAGCATGGACGAGTACGCCTACAACGTGATCCACACCCTGCAGGCGGAGTGCGACCAGGCCGGCATTCCCCACCCCGACCTGATCAGCGAGTCCGGACGCGCCCTGACCGCCCATCACGCGGTGCTGATCACCAACGTGATCGATCGGGAAGCGCCCGCCTCGCCGACGCCGTCCGAACCCGCGGCCGACGCGCCGGGCCCGCTGCATGACCTGTGGCGCGACTACACCAGCCTGCAGCAGAGCGCACCGCGCCGCTCGCAGGTGGAGATCTACCACGACGTGGTGCACGCCATCAGCGACGTGCACACGCTGTTCGCCCACGGGCTGCTGTCCCTGAGCCACCGCGCCGAGGCGGAACAGCTCTACACCGCCTGCTGCCGCCGCCTGCAGAGCCAACTGGACGCCGGCAACCGCGCCCACCGGGAGATCATCGACGAGCTCAACGAGAAGCTGGCCGAAAAGCTGTTCATCAACTTCTCCCTGTTCCAGTCCCTGCCGGACGTGTGGGGCATCGACCAGATCTTCCCGGTGCTGCCGATCAGCGGCCTGAACCAGCCGCTGAACCGGCGCGCCGTGATCCAGGACATCACCTGCGACTCCGACGGCCGCATCGACCGCTACGTGGATGGCCAGGGCGTGGAAACCACCCTGCCCCTGCCCGCCGACGACGGCCAGCCGATGCTGATGGGCTTTTTCATGACCGGCGCCTACCAGGAAATCCTGGGGGACATGCACAACCTGTTCGGCGACACCAACTCGGTGGACGTCACCCACGCCGACGACGGCCGCTACCAGGTGCGTCACCGGGTCGAGGGCGATACCGTGGCCAAGATCCTGCGCTACGTGAACTTCGATCCGGACACCCTGCGCGACGCCTATCGCCGCAAGTTCGGCGCCAGCGACCTGCCCACCGCCGAGCGGGAGACCCTGATCGGCGAACTGCTGCAGGGCCTGGAAGGCTACACCTACCTGGAAGACTGA
- a CDS encoding SDR family oxidoreductase, translating into MERIVIAGVSGGIGKALAEALLDRDDVAVIGLCREPARLSDWAAPAGERLTLLPWDAGSSGLDRAALPGDLELDGVIYAAGILHGEGLSPEKRLEDLSADSLLHAYQVNAVGFPMLVQSLLPYLRHKRLKRLMAISAKVGSIGDNGFGGWYAYRASKAALNMLVKNLSVELPRRARPVTCVAVHPGTTRTELSAPFQQSLAQLQVHDASDTAANLLGIYDGLAEADNGAFLSWDGSTLPW; encoded by the coding sequence ATGGAACGCATAGTGATTGCTGGCGTCAGTGGCGGCATCGGGAAAGCCCTGGCGGAGGCGCTGTTGGATCGGGACGACGTTGCGGTGATCGGTCTGTGCCGGGAGCCGGCGCGGTTGTCCGATTGGGCGGCGCCGGCGGGCGAGCGGCTGACGCTGCTGCCCTGGGACGCTGGCTCGTCTGGCCTGGATAGGGCGGCCTTGCCTGGGGATCTGGAGCTGGACGGGGTGATCTACGCCGCCGGCATCCTGCACGGCGAGGGGCTGAGTCCCGAGAAACGCCTGGAGGATCTGTCGGCCGACAGCCTGCTTCACGCCTACCAGGTGAATGCGGTCGGTTTCCCGATGCTGGTCCAGTCGCTGCTGCCGTACCTGCGGCATAAGCGGCTCAAGCGGTTGATGGCGATTTCCGCCAAGGTGGGATCGATCGGCGACAACGGTTTTGGCGGCTGGTACGCCTACCGGGCCTCGAAGGCCGCCCTCAATATGCTGGTGAAGAATCTCTCGGTGGAGCTGCCGCGCCGGGCCAGACCGGTCACCTGCGTGGCGGTGCATCCGGGCACCACACGGACCGAACTCAGTGCTCCGTTCCAACAGTCCCTGGCGCAATTGCAGGTGCACGACGCCAGCGATACCGCGGCGAACCTGCTGGGTATCTACGATGGGCTGGCTGAAGCCGATAACGGGGCGTTCCTGAGCTGGGACGGTTCAACGCTTCCCTGGTGA
- the glnK gene encoding P-II family nitrogen regulator, with amino-acid sequence MKLVTAIIKPFKLDDVREALSEIGVQGVTVTEVKGFGRQKGHTELYRGAEYVVDFLPKVKVEVAIGDNLLDQVIESITKAANTGKIGDGKIFVTELEQAIRIRTGETGEEAV; translated from the coding sequence ATGAAACTTGTGACAGCGATCATCAAGCCTTTCAAGCTGGACGACGTCCGCGAGGCATTGTCCGAGATTGGCGTACAGGGCGTGACCGTCACTGAAGTCAAAGGCTTCGGGCGGCAAAAGGGGCACACCGAGCTGTATCGGGGTGCGGAATACGTGGTCGACTTCCTGCCCAAAGTGAAGGTGGAAGTGGCTATTGGCGACAACCTGCTCGACCAGGTCATCGAGTCCATCACCAAGGCAGCCAACACCGGCAAGATCGGTGACGGCAAGATCTTCGTGACCGAACTGGAGCAGGCGATCCGGATCCGGACCGGCGAGACCGGCGAAGAAGCCGTCTAA
- a CDS encoding ChrR family anti-sigma-E factor: MSQHHPDSHTLMEFSAGNLSDPHALCIRLHLDQCPHCRSRVDTLDSLGAVMMEEQSRVDVSVDAFDRIMSRIDDEPASIPEPRIPRGNPLERLLGEDLNHLPWKRQLADVSVLDITDLFPGQPEKVVLQKLNAGGKAPAHTHRGVETTIVLQGAFTDHKGVFKQWDFVVLDQHDEHRPVALEGDDCITLSVLSAPLKLTGTFTRLLNPFIR; this comes from the coding sequence ATGAGCCAGCATCATCCTGACAGTCACACCCTGATGGAATTCAGCGCCGGGAACCTGAGTGACCCGCACGCGCTGTGCATTCGTCTCCATCTGGATCAGTGCCCGCACTGTCGCAGCCGCGTGGATACGCTCGACAGCCTGGGTGCGGTGATGATGGAGGAACAGAGCCGGGTCGACGTCTCCGTCGACGCGTTCGACCGGATCATGTCGCGGATCGACGACGAGCCGGCGTCGATACCCGAGCCCAGGATACCGCGCGGCAATCCGCTCGAACGCCTGCTGGGCGAGGACCTGAACCACCTGCCCTGGAAGCGCCAACTGGCCGACGTCAGCGTGCTGGACATTACCGACCTGTTTCCCGGCCAGCCGGAGAAGGTGGTGCTGCAGAAACTCAACGCCGGCGGCAAGGCACCGGCCCACACCCATCGCGGCGTGGAAACCACCATCGTGCTGCAAGGCGCCTTCACCGATCACAAGGGGGTGTTCAAGCAGTGGGACTTCGTGGTCCTGGACCAGCACGACGAGCACCGCCCGGTGGCCCTGGAAGGGGACGACTGCATCACCCTGTCGGTGCTCAGCGCGCCGCTGAAACTGACCGGAACCTTCACCCGTCTGCTCAACCCGTTTATTCGCTGA
- a CDS encoding YifB family Mg chelatase-like AAA ATPase has translation MLAIVHTRARLGVSAPAVTVEIHLSNGLPSLSIVGLPETAVRESKDRVRSALMNAGFEFPTRRITINLAPADLPKEGGRFDLPIALGILAASGQIPAETLERLECVGELALDGTLRPVRGVLPAVMAARASGRQLLVPRENAEEAALAAADDVLAADHLLQVVAHLCGEERLPPLTRTPEPPLDEGWPDLRDVRGQHVPKRALEVAAAGGHNLLLFGPPGTGKSMLASRMPGILPPLTDEAALEVASVRSVAGESVEPGSWRRPPYRSPHHTASAVALVGGGSSPRPGEISLAHRGVLFMDELPEFDRKVLEVLREPMESGEIVISRAAQQVTYPARFQVVAAMNPCPCGYRGHPSIECQCSPQQVTRYQSRLSGPLLDRFDLHVEVPVQDGQTLLRQDQSADDSRGVRDRVLRARALQAERGVLNADLSGDALDRYCRPGEAGEQLLAQAMERLGLSARALHRILRVARTLADLAGEAELQQTHLVEALGYRKLDRRQAGAPVATL, from the coding sequence ATGCTTGCGATCGTTCACACGCGCGCCCGCCTGGGCGTTTCCGCGCCGGCCGTCACGGTCGAAATCCACCTCTCCAATGGCCTGCCGTCGCTTTCCATCGTCGGGTTACCGGAAACCGCGGTCCGCGAAAGTAAAGACCGCGTGCGCAGCGCCCTGATGAACGCCGGTTTCGAATTCCCCACCCGCCGCATCACCATCAACCTGGCCCCGGCCGATCTGCCCAAGGAAGGCGGGCGCTTCGACCTGCCCATTGCCCTGGGCATCCTGGCCGCGTCGGGCCAGATTCCGGCGGAAACGCTGGAGCGCCTGGAATGCGTCGGTGAACTGGCGCTGGATGGGACCCTGCGCCCGGTGCGCGGTGTGCTGCCGGCGGTCATGGCGGCGCGGGCGTCCGGACGCCAGTTGCTCGTCCCCCGGGAAAATGCCGAGGAAGCTGCGCTGGCGGCGGCCGACGACGTGCTCGCCGCCGATCACCTGCTGCAGGTGGTGGCGCACCTGTGCGGCGAAGAGCGCCTGCCGCCGCTGACCCGCACGCCGGAACCTCCGCTGGATGAAGGCTGGCCTGACCTGCGCGATGTGCGCGGCCAGCACGTGCCCAAGCGGGCGTTGGAAGTGGCGGCGGCCGGCGGGCACAACCTGTTGCTGTTCGGCCCGCCCGGCACCGGCAAGAGCATGCTGGCCAGCCGCATGCCGGGTATCCTGCCGCCGCTGACGGACGAGGCGGCGCTGGAAGTCGCCAGCGTGCGTTCGGTGGCGGGGGAGTCGGTGGAGCCGGGCAGCTGGCGCCGGCCGCCTTATCGCTCGCCGCACCACACGGCCTCCGCCGTGGCGCTGGTGGGTGGGGGCAGCAGCCCGCGTCCCGGCGAGATTTCCCTGGCCCACCGTGGCGTGCTGTTCATGGACGAGCTGCCGGAGTTCGATCGCAAGGTGCTGGAAGTGCTGCGCGAGCCCATGGAATCCGGTGAGATTGTCATTTCCCGCGCCGCCCAGCAGGTCACCTATCCGGCCCGTTTCCAGGTGGTCGCCGCGATGAACCCGTGCCCCTGCGGCTACCGCGGCCATCCCAGCATCGAATGCCAGTGCAGCCCGCAACAGGTGACCCGCTACCAGTCGCGTCTGTCCGGCCCGCTGCTGGACCGGTTCGATCTGCATGTGGAAGTGCCGGTTCAGGACGGCCAGACCCTGTTGCGCCAGGACCAGTCGGCCGACGACAGCCGCGGCGTGCGCGATCGGGTGCTGCGTGCCCGGGCGTTGCAGGCCGAGCGCGGTGTGCTCAACGCCGACCTGAGCGGTGACGCCCTGGACCGATACTGCCGTCCGGGGGAGGCCGGTGAACAGCTGCTGGCCCAGGCCATGGAGCGGCTGGGGCTGTCGGCCCGCGCATTGCACCGGATCCTGCGGGTGGCGCGCACCCTGGCGGACCTGGCCGGCGAAGCGGAGCTGCAGCAGACGCACCTGGTGGAAGCGCTGGGCTACCGCAAGCTGGACCGGCGCCAGGCCGGTGCGCCCGTCGCCACGCTCTGA